A window from Camelus dromedarius isolate mCamDro1 chromosome 9, mCamDro1.pat, whole genome shotgun sequence encodes these proteins:
- the SF3B3 gene encoding splicing factor 3B subunit 3 isoform X2 — translation MDLRYQKWLSQSYLVTPMLSGQCVGTLKVAVKVLITTDEFDAYIIVSFVNATLVLSIGETVEEVTDSGFLGTTPTLSCSLLGDDALVQVYPDGIRHIRADKRVNEWKTPGKKTIVKCAVNQRQVVIALTGGELVYFEMDPSGQLNEYTERKEMSADVVCMSLANVPPGEQRSRFLAVGLVDNTVRIISLDPSDCLQPLSMQALPAQPESLCIVEMGGTEKQDELGERGSIGFLYLNIGLQNGVLLRTVLDPVTGDLSDTRTRYLGSRPVKLFRVRMQGQEAVLAMSSRSWLSYSYQSRFHLTPLSYETLEFASGFASEQCPEGIVAISTNTLRILALEKLGAVFNQVAFPLQYTPRKFVIHPESNNLIIIETDHNAYTEATKAQRKQQMAEEMVEAAGEDERELAAEMAAAFLNENLPESIFGAPKAGNGQWASVIRVMNPIQGNTLDLVQLEQNEAAFSVAVCRFSNTGDDWYVLVGVAKDLILNPRSVAGGFVYTYKLVNNGEKLEFLHKTPVEEVPAAIAPFQGRVLIGVGKLLRVYDLGKKKLLRKCENKHIANYISGIQTIGHRVIVSDVQESFIWVRYKRNENQLIIFADDTYPRWVTTASLLDYDTVAGADKFGNICVVRLPPNTNDEVDEDPTGNKALWDRGLLNGASQKAEVIMNYHVGETVLSLQKTTLIPGGSESLVYTTLSGGIGILVPFTSHEDHDFFQHVEMHLRSEHPPLCGRDHLSFRSYYFPVKNVIDGDLCEQFNSMEPNKQKNVSEELDRTPPEVSKKLEDIRTRYAF, via the exons GTATCAGAAATGGCTGTCTCAGAGCTACCTGGTAACCCCAATGCTGTCTGGACAGTGCGTCGGCACATTGAAG GTGGCTGTGAAGGTGCTGATCACCACAG atgaGTTTGATGCCTACATTATTGTGTCTTTCGTGAATGCCACACTGGTGTTGTCCATCGGAGAGACTGTGGAGGAAGTGACTGACTCTGGGTTTCTGGGCACTACCCCAACCTTGTCCTGCTCCTTGTTAGGAGATGATGCCTTGGTACAG GTGTATCCTGATGGCATTCGGCACATACGAGCAGACAAGAGAGTCAATGAGTGGAAGACTCCTGGAAAGAAAACAATTGTGAAATGTGCAGTGAACCAGCGACAAGTGGTGATAGCCCTAACAGGAGGAGAGCTGGTCTATTTTGAGATGGATCCC TCAGGACAGCTGAACGAGTACACAGAGCGGAAGGAAATGTCAGCAGATGTGGTGTGCATGAGTCTGGCCAATGTGCCCCCTGGAGAGCAGCGGTCTCGCTTCCTGGCTGTGGGGCTGGTGGACAACACTGTCAGAATCATCTCCCTGGATCCCTCG GACTGTTTGCAACCTCTAAGCATGCAGGCTCTTCCAGCCCAGCCTGAGTCCTTGTGTATTGTGGAAATGGGTGGGACTGAGAAGCAGGATGAGCTGGGTGAGAGGGGCTCTATTGGCTTCTTATACCTGAATATTGGGCTACAG AATGGTGTGCTGCTGAGAACTGTCCTGGACCCTGTCACTGGGGATCTATCTGACACCCGTACTAGGTATCTGGGATCCCGTCCTGTGAAACTCTTTCGTGTCCGGATGCAAGGCCAGGAGGCC GTGTTGGCCATGTCAAGCCGCTCGTGGTTGAGCTATTCTTACCAATCTCGTTTCCATCTCACCCCCTTGTCTTATGAGACCCTGGAATTTGCATCTGGCTTCGCCTCAGAACAGTGCCCTGAGGGCATTGTGGCCATCTCCACCAATACCCTGAG GATTTTGGCGTTGGAGAAGCTCGGTGCTGTCTTCAATCAAGTAGCTTTTCCACTGCAGTACACGCCCAGGAAATTTGTCATACACCCTGAAAGTAACAACCTTATCATCATTGAGACTGACCACAATGCCTACACTGAGGCCACAAAAGCGCAGAGGAAGCAGCAGATGGCAGAG GAAATGGTGGAAGCAGCAGGGGAGGATGAACGGGAGTTAGCTGCGGAGATGGCAGCAGCGTTCCTCAATGAAAACCTCCCTGAGTCCATTTTTGGAGCTCCTAAGGCTGGCAATGGGCAGTGGGCCTCTGTGATCCGAGTGATGAATCCTATTCAGGGGAACACACTGGACCTTGTCCAGCTGGAACAGAATGAAGCTGCTTTTAG TGTGGCTGTGTGCAGATTCTCCAACACTGGTGATGATTGGTATGTGCTGGTGGGTGTGGCCAAAGACCTGATACTGAACCCCCGATCTGTAGCAGGAGGCTTTGTCTATACCTACAAGCTTGTGAACAATGGGGAAAAACTGGAGTTTTTGCATAAG ACTCCAGTGGAAGAGGTCCCTGCTGCCATTGCCCCATTCCAGGGGAGGGTGTTGATTGGTGTGGGGAAGCTTCTGAGAGTCTATGACCTGGGAAAGAAGAAGTTACTCCGAAAGTGTGAGAACAAG CATATCGCCAATTACATCTCTGGGATTCAGACTATTGGACATAGGGTAATTGTATCTGACGTCCAAGAAAGTTTCATCTGGGTTCGCTACAAGCGTAACGAAAACCAGCTCATCATCTTTGCTGATGACACCTACCCTCGATGGGTCACAACAGCTAGCCTCCTCGACTATGATACTGTGGCTGGGGCAGACAAGTTTGGCAACATTTGTGTG GTTAGGCTCCCACCTAATACCAATGACGAAGTGGATGAGGATCCCACCGGAAACAAAGCCCTGTGGGACCGGGGCTTGCTCAATGGGGCGTCTCAGAAG GCAGAAGTGATCATGAACTATCATGTGGGCGAGACAGTACTTTCATTACAGAAGACCACGCTGATCCCTGGAGGCTCAGAATCGCTTGTCTACACCACCTTGTCAGGAGGAATTGGCATCCTTGTCCCATTCACATCTCATGAG GACCATGACTTCTTCCAGCATGTGGAAATGCACCTACGATCTGAACATCCCCCTCTCTGTGGGCGAGACCACCTCAGTTTTCGTTCCTATTACTTCCCTGTTAAG AATGTGATTGATGGAGACCTGTGTGAGCAGTTCAACTCCATGGAgcccaacaaacaaaagaatgTCTCTGAAGAACTGGACCGAACCCCACCTGAGGTGTCCAAGAAACTTGAGGACATCCGGACTCGCTATGCCTTTTga